The DNA window AGATGAGTTGCATTTGAACCCACAAGTAGTTGCATGAAGGAAAATCAGCCTCACCGCAACTTTCCCTAGTGACCTGAACTCGCTAAGATACGTCTCCCATACAAGCCTACTGCTCTGAGGATTAGCTATCCTCATCTTACCAGTAACAGGGTCACGCTCTTTCATCTGAACCGCCCTTGCATACATTGGATCAAGCCCTTCGGTTCTCCATTTCATAAGCTCCATCAACGCAATGTGTGCCTCGTCTCTAGACACAAGCCTTATTATCAACTTATCTACATCTTTCTCTTGCTCCGGCGACAAACATTTGAACGGTGGAAGATACTTGCCGCTACTATCGCTTATCAAGTAAAGAGGGTCGAGTATGAAGGCCGCAGCCCAAGCCGGGTgataactcttcttgaatcttcTCTCCACAAGTTTCTCCACATGTCCTTCCCCTACGTTGAACTTAGAGTCCCAATCTTTAACCTTAGCCCTTAGCTCGTCCCATAGCGGGAGGCATTGCCCAACGAGCAGCTTCTCTTCCTCTATTCTCCGAGCCATCTCTTTGACAAGCTTGATCAAAGCGTGGACCGCCTCTACCTCGTTCCAAAACCTTTGGTCTCCAACCATCTCTCTAACCTCCCTAGCCGTATGATCCTCCATCAAAACAGCCTTACAAGCATCATCATGCATCACCAGCTGAATCGCTCTAGCGGAACTCAACACATCCTCAAGAAGACTAAACAATGGCTCAAAGAAACAAGTCTTACCACTATCGCAATTTAAAGGCAACCGCAGCATTATAGATTCGCCGTGTTCTTGAAGCTGATACTTACGGTGCGCGTTACGTATCTCCGCCGTGTTGTTGACGAACTCGGCGAGTCTCACGCAGTTTCGCGAGACGGATTTGAATAAAGGCAGCTCTTTTACGAAGTCTTTGATCAAACTCCTGAGCCCTTGATACTGACAAGACATGTTCACCATCCACTGATGCTGCCCCTCGAGACTCTTAAGCGCCTTGTTCTTGAACTTGTCAGAGACTATCCCAACACACCTCTGAGGCGAATTTCCGCAAATGCCCTTAACCGTCTCCAACAAGACCTCCTCCGCGTAGTTCGACGGCACGACAGCTCCGTTCACGAGAACCGCTCTTCTGTAAACACTCGTCCCGTTGGGTAAATTCACGATCAGACTCACCAGACTCTCTCTCCAGCCGTCCGATGCGATTTGGAAGAACATGGCGTCTCGGATTCTCGATTCGGACACCGCTCTGGCTTCCTCGTACTTAAACTCCAGCCTTGTCGAGGCGAAGTCTCTCTTGGAGATGATTGGTAAACCGACTTGGGTTAAAAAGGTTCGAAACTTGGGATGCTCCAGACCCGAGAGAGAAACGGAGCCGCAGGACTCGAAGACCCAGTCGGAGAGAGAGTCGAGAGCCGCCGACTCCATATGCGATCTCGTGAGAGACTGCGACGGTTTGGGActcttgagcttcttcacaCCGTCTTCGAGCATAGCCAACGGACACAGATCGTCTTTTCCGCCGGAGAGCATCAGacgcggcggcggcggcggagcgGAGGAGTACCGCAGCTCTCCGCCTCTCGAAGGATCGACGATCGTTATCGGCGTCGCGTTGTAAGAAGAAGGAGGGTTGAGGCGAGAAGGAGCCGCGGCGGTGACGACGGCGGCGCCGGAGGAGTTTCTTTTCCGGTGGTGAGCTagaggagaggaagaggaagaggaaggagaagggCTGACGGCGGAGATTGGAGGAGCGACGGAGGAGGTGAAATTGGGACACGTGCCGCGTTTGAGATGCTCGGAGGCGGTGCGGGAAGGGTTGGAGGCGGAGAAAACGGCGTCGCAGAGGGAGCAGCGGAGTTTCACGGCTTTGGGGAGGCCGGTGTCGGTGTTGCGCACGAGCGTCGGCTCGAGGTGAGTCCAGTACCACGCGCCTTTACCTTTCACCGCTTTCGTCCTCACCGTCATCAAACCTTCGTATCTCTTGTTCAGAGCCTTCACCGTTAGCTCCTCCGTCGTTACCTCCGGAGGCGGCGGAGGTGgcgtttgttgttgttgttggtgagCAGCCGTGGGAGTGTTCGTCGTCGCCATTTGCTTCGAGGAAGATGTTTTAATTACGTGTGACATCTCTTATTAACCGGGAAAATTAACCGGGAAGACGGCTCCACGTCATCAAAACAACTTCGAACTGCTCTATGGGTTTCCTTTTAAtgtctcctctcctctcttcacTGATCGCTCTGTTTCGCTAATGTGATTTTGGAAGAAAGAGACAGCGGAGAAGAAGAGGGAGAGAGTAAGagttaaagagagagagagaggggaaggTAACGACGCGCGTGGAAGGAATGAGTTGTAAACGGACGTTTTTTTTAGAGGAACAAGGTGAAAGCAGAGTTCCCACGTCGtacgagaagaagaaaaaaataacacataCGTTACGTTGGTTTAAGACACTCTCTCTCACTTCCCCATCATTGGAACGTTTCCTTCACGCGCTTCTCTGTGGTTTTCGgacattgttttcttttttagttttctttcttgtctcctacttttttttttcttattggaACTATTTGGGACCTTAATTTAATGCATTTTAGATTCTCGTAATCTATACATGTTTTTCTTGTTCTACAGAGCATTCAACTACTAAAAGGTAACATTTGGTAAAAGTAAAATCTAATTTGGATTGTGATGTGTGACGAGAGTCAATTTTTGTCCAAgttaaaagaaagaagagtatttttttattctttcatctgtaaaaatgtaattatacaaatttgatgtacataaattttattatagtaCAGaagctaatatatatatacatgaagaTATAAAGGGTTTGTTGGCAAGAGAAAGTACTGTATAACCCTTTTGGAAAGATTAATTTGGTTTAAAGAATCTCTCATTTTGTATTTACTTAAAGATTTCAAGACATTTGAGTATTTCAAGACAAATTAAAACTGGTGACTGGGATTTCCATTTGTGTCTTCTTGTCTATGTGGGATGCGTTCGGTATTTGGACATTTAGAGAGGGTAAACTGGGcatttagttttgtttgtagGTAGATGGTGAAAGACACCGAGGGACTGAGGgagtgtgtgtgtatgtgtgttgtGTTGACCACAATGCGTTGACTCATCAGAAGGACATCtctttgtaaatattttatatttaccttttttttacgactattttatatttacctGTAAAGGTAAAAAGGAATGAAAGTTGTAGTGTTTGTAATTTGACTGAATCCCCTTTTAGACAATTTTTGGTTGTTACTTCTTAccattttctaaaacatttcttttttaaaagtcTAGAATACTTGGTCGCTTTgggttttctttttcatttattgtgTATGAATGTTCATTATCATGAGTCTCATGGCCGTCGCTAGCAGTTTGAACTTCAAAGTCATGAGTTACCACACCCTCTGTACTCTTCACAACATTCACATTGAACAAGCTGTTTTAAAGGACCGTTGAAACAGCATTGTTTTAGAACAGcgtatatattttcatatttacatTACTTTCATCCTTTAGAAAAAAGCACAACTTAATCTTATGTATTAGAAAAACATAGTAAAcacagaattaaaaaaaatgaaagataagtaaaacaataattaaagtAACAAGTGGATGTTAGTAGGAGTCAAGTTTTAATCGGCAtaacatgtgtatatatataatgtgtatatatatatatatataatctcaaTAACACCACATATCACAACTGTCTCCCACCTTCTGTTGTATTTATGCATGTTTATACATATGAATGAtccatggtttttttttttttggaatgatCCATGGTTTGTAAGTTCAAAATGTACATACGATACTAAAGGCGAAATTATATTTTGCTAGGAGAAAATTTAGATCAGTCCAATCTTAAAAGTTGTATAGTGCTATCTATAAGAACGTTCTTGTCTGTTACAAAGCAACCACCCAAAATtccattaattttatatttttgtaataagcTTATCATGCTGCGAAACACTTGATCAAAATACATTCAACCCTATTTTAAGAATGCTAATTTTGTGAAGGAGATTCGAAAAGAAAATGTTTAGCAGCAATAGTAGAAATATAGATATACATATACACTTTTGTTACATGGAATATTCGTAATAACTCGCTAGATGATTATTTCTCTGATATACTAAGAAATATGAATTTTTGTCTTCCACTAGGTGATGAATACCTGAAATGAAGATCTAATCATTTTAAATAAgatacatttaaattaattattactgTGAGTATGTGGCAACGTAGTTTGCTTGATCCACAAGCTTGTACGAGAGTTTTCTTTTCTCAACCACTCCactatatttttctcaaaaaaaacaCTCCACTATATATATCGTGTTTGGAACTCagataaatatacaatatagatcgttgatcaaagaaaaaaacatacaatataGTAAAAGAGAGCATATAATCGAGATAAAAATCAACGGCAACTTTTTAACCGATAGCGATggtaattattttaattagtgaACATGGATAGTTATACTAGCCTAGCCTTTAAAAAAGAAGCATCATTATATTCCTAGTCTATTAATTTGAAAACTGTTGGAAAGTTATGGTATTTGGTAAGCTGGTAAACGGTAATCACCGTATGTATATTAGTGGTTTGTTTGAGAGTAAAGAAAAATACATGGAGTATATGAaacttgtttttgttattatagaaTACAGCAAGAATGTTTATTTTGGACAGTTTCATACATGAAAAACATGACTATAAATCTGATGGACATATCAGTATTCACGTCAGAATTTGATATGTTCTGAAAACTATAAAAAGATTTCAAAAATGTGAGTATGATTCATATTTTTGGAATAGAAATGATCGGACGAATTCACTAGCGAAGTTGACAAGAATCAGAGATTATATTTTCTTCCATAAAATTCAGATACTAATAGACGGAGGGACTCTTTGGAGAATCTGTCTGTTTGTTTGGAGCTGGCTTTTATCAAATCACATTATTGAAAGGTTTCTGGGCccatatttcatttttaaatatttcataattattatGGCTCAGGTGCCGTATTGTTTTACCTTCCAAGCCCAGTCAAACTATCAAGATTTAATTTAGGCCGAGCTCTATTGGCCCACGGGCTTATAAAATCCTACCGGAATATATTTAAACTAGCATGGAACGGTACTTTTGGTCAAAGTTACCGGAAGCCTAACCGAAACACTGGAAAATAACAAAACCAGAAGAAGTCTTATTACTCCGATCAGAATCTcgaaaccgaaaccgaatccgaactgAACTAATCTAGCGACCTCGAACTTGTTGTCCGAACTTGCTATCTGTTCCCTCATCGATCTTTTTAGTGGAAGGAAAGAGAAGAAACAAGAGACAGCGACAATAGATCCGAGGAGATTGTCGGAGCAAGAAGGAGGAAGATGGGAGACATTTGGACATGGCTTatatccttcttcttcctcatcgcTCTCGTCGTAATCATCGTCTATCAGGTCCTAATTCGatccatttttatataaaactatatctAAAGTTCTCTACTTTTCTATCGAATTTGCTAGTTTCCAGGTAGTCTCTGATTAACTTGAACTACAGTTTTATGTTCTTGCCACATGATTGTAATAgaaaattttccattttttgggaatgttacaacttacaacCAAATCAGTTAGTTTATGTTCTGTTGTCGGATTGTGTTCATGTCTTGTGTAATGAGCTCAATGGAGTCTATGGTTTAGTGGAAACTAAAAATTCGTATCTTTCATTTGGGGGCAGCTTGTAAGCTTAGCGGATCTGGAGTTTGATTACATCAACCCTTACGACTCAGCATCGAGGATAAACTCAGTGGTTTTACCGGAGTTCATTGTTCAAGGAGTTCTATGTGTATTCTTCCTCTTAACAGGACACTGGTTCATGTCACTCTTATGTCTCCCTTATCTCTACTACAACTTCCATCTGTacgtctgttttttttttttcttttacaactTTAATAAAACATGGTGATGATGGTCTTTGATTATATATCTCATTCGGGTGTCTCTGTTGTTTTCAGTTACTCGAAGCGACAACACTTGGTAGATGTCACGGAGATATTCAATTTGCTTGACTGGGAAAAGAAGAAACGGCTGTTCAAGCTTGCTTACATTATCCTTAACCTCTTTCTCACTATCTTCTGGTAAATAaataaagcaaaataaaaaaagtattttagaATCTCTTCTCTGCTTCTTCATTATTGATCAAGATTAGCTAACATATGGATTCTGTCtccaactttttctttttcttaggaTGATTTACTCGGCGATGGATGATTACGAGGACTGACTATTACTGATGAAGAAAAGGCGATCTagcttctttgttttttttcatcgGCGCTTAAAGATACAGGGCTGGGATGGTGGTGGACATGACATGAGACAAATGAAAGAACAGAGTGTTGTGTTGTTTGTAAGATAATTAGCGTCTGAaagatttgtatatttttgtttctttcgtagtaattttttttgagaTTCTGGTATTTAACAGAATCAGTACAACTTAACAAGTTCAATGTTAGAAAAAAAGTTGGGTAATTCATGCGAATATTGGATCTTTAGTGTATAtagaaaaggaaactttctGTAGTTGGAACATTCCGTTTCAGTTACGTAATTAAGGGGTAAGGTTATAAAACCTAGTCCAAGCCCTATTTGCGTGTCTTATCGCCATCGTCTGTGAAGCTGGAGTAATCTCGTTATCAAGGTGATTCCtgtctgtctctctctctttctctatgtATAGAGCTTTAATGGATTATATTGCTCTCGTTCCACTCTAAACACTtgacctatatatatatagttaagtCTTAGATTTGGGAATCGAAATCTATTTTAGGTAGCAGAAACACTAGCGATGGCAATCCTTGCATCATATGATCATTGTTGTTCAAGAAAGTTATGTTCTGTGTTTCAATACCAGTTTTTTAGGCTTTTAGCAGTGTTGTTGAGTCTCTT is part of the Raphanus sativus cultivar WK10039 unplaced genomic scaffold, ASM80110v3 Scaffold3095, whole genome shotgun sequence genome and encodes:
- the LOC130506306 gene encoding uncharacterized protein LOC130506306, which gives rise to MATTNTPTAAHQQQQQTPPPPPPEVTTEELTVKALNKRYEGLMTVRTKAVKGKGAWYWTHLEPTLVRNTDTGLPKAVKLRCSLCDAVFSASNPSRTASEHLKRGTCPNFTSSVAPPISAVSPSPSSSSSSPLAHHRKRNSSGAAVVTAAAPSRLNPPSSYNATPITIVDPSRGGELRYSSAPPPPPRLMLSGGKDDLCPLAMLEDGVKKLKSPKPSQSLTRSHMESAALDSLSDWVFESCGSVSLSGLEHPKFRTFLTQVGLPIISKRDFASTRLEFKYEEARAVSESRIRDAMFFQIASDGWRESLVSLIVNLPNGTSVYRRAVLVNGAVVPSNYAEEVLLETVKGICGNSPQRCVGIVSDKFKNKALKSLEGQHQWMVNMSCQYQGLRSLIKDFVKELPLFKSVSRNCVRLAEFVNNTAEIRNAHRKYQLQEHGESIMLRLPLNCDSGKTCFFEPLFSLLEDVLSSARAIQLVMHDDACKAVLMEDHTAREVREMVGDQRFWNEVEAVHALIKLVKEMARRIEEEKLLVGQCLPLWDELRAKVKDWDSKFNVGEGHVEKLVERRFKKSYHPAWAAAFILDPLYLISDSSGKYLPPFKCLSPEQEKDVDKLIIRLVSRDEAHIALMELMKWRTEGLDPMYARAVQMKERDPVTGKMRIANPQSSRLVWETYLSEFRSLGKVA
- the LOC108820844 gene encoding protein cornichon homolog 4, translated to MGDIWTWLISFFFLIALVVIIVYQLVSLADLEFDYINPYDSASRINSVVLPEFIVQGVLCVFFLLTGHWFMSLLCLPYLYYNFHLYSKRQHLVDVTEIFNLLDWEKKKRLFKLAYIILNLFLTIFWMIYSAMDDYED